One Vespa crabro chromosome 13, iyVesCrab1.2, whole genome shotgun sequence genomic window, TGGAATTACAATGTCAATGATCTCTTTAAGATATATCTCGAATTTTATTCTAACGACAGCGACAACAAcataaacgaaaacaaaaacaacaacgacgacgacgacgacgacgacgacgacgacgacgacgacgaaaagaaaatgaacgatataaggaaaaataaacgtacatacgtagctcgaataaattgaaatcaaaTGCAACCGTTACCCCAACAGGCACACCAGGGTACGCTTCCACTGCTGGTACTACCTTTTCTCGATTTAACGAGACTGTCCCTGATATTTCCGGTATTAAACATTTCCTTATCAGAATTAGCGGTTATCAAACcgtcggaatatttttccttGCTAGTGGTCTCCAAGCTGGCGCTTCTGGTTGTTTTGATCGACGTTACGGATGGTCGTTTCTTAGGATTGAAATAAGACGATACCCGTCTAATTTGATCCTTCCTCGGTGAATCTTGTCCCGACGATGAGGATCTACTCTCGTTCTTATCCTCGAGGGCATCGGACGTCGTCGTAGTGGTAACGCTGAGTTTCCTTGGCCTATGACATCTAACCGATTTGTCAGGTGAATCCGGCATAGTTTCCGTCGACGTAACGCTGCTCTGCTTTTTCAATTTCCTTTGAGCGTGCGGCGATATCGATTGTTTAATTAcgaatttttccttctttatcgcGCGTTTTCGTCTAATCACACTCGGCGTATTTGGCAGACTTACGTTATCATCATCCTGACGCGAACATCGAACAATCTGTTCGTCCTCTATATGAGAGTCACCATCGATTGAGGTTTGCGTTTGCGCTTGTACCTTGTTCTTAATCTGATCGTAATACATTCTAATGTTGTGACAAACGTGACCGGTCGGTCCGGCCGGTACGAACGGTACGTTCTGATAAAGATTCTGATTTTGATTCTGCAGATAACGCGTCGCGTTTATTCTACGTATGGTTTCAAGATCGTACGGCATAGCCGATGGTAAGAGGGTATGAGGGCTCGGCCTTTCGAAGGACGTAACTTGAAAGTCCTGCGTAGACGGGGATAGATTTTTTTTAGAGATCAATTGATCGGTAGGAATCAACAAACGATTCTGATCGGTCGTCACAATGTTATCCTGCCTTCTACGATATCTTTCGCTAGGTCGAAGTCCTCGAGCAAAACTCGTTGGCGGTGGCAGTGGCGGCGGTGGCAAAGGAGGCGGTGGCGGAGGTAGCGGTAACGACGACAACGGCGAATTTGGATAATTGTAATTcatgttattttcatttacttgAACGGTAAGTGGTTTTGTCAATGGAGAATCTCGTTCGGGACACTCGAAACCGGTTCGTTCGATATTACGTAGAAATGGATTCGTTAGAATTCTATAATCCAAGGTAGGTAACTTTGGGATCTCCGGtgtattaacgttgttatcacGTTCCTTACGTGGTATCTTTAACGTCACGTTTAAATGCGATTTGTATGCCTTAGTCGTCGAATTGTCGATGTTAAAATTGTCCAAGGTATTGTCGCTCtttgtcattatcgtcatctgtcctatatcgttattattgttgatctttGTCATCATATTTTGATTGTCGCTTGTTAAATCCTGACACGACATAGATTTGATCAATTGATTATTGATCGGAATAGATTTGATGATTGAGAGATTCTCCGTACTGAGATACGTTCTCTGTATGTCGTCCTTGTTCGTTTGAACGAAATTATTCCCATAGGAGACAGCACCGTTCACGCAAACATCAACGGAACCCTTATGGTTTCCTAACAATTGATTATTGTTACCACCGCAAATAACCGTGGATACTGTTTTACCGCTACTCGAACTGTTACCAGTACCAAAGTAATTATTACCAGTGATATTTGGTGAATCCTCGTCTAGTAATTTCTTCGATTTCAACGTTGCCAACGGAGCGAAAAAATGTTTTCGCTTTTCCGCAGTAGTACCACCGTACGAGTACGGCTCGTCGGAATCTTTCTCCTCGTTCTCGATATTACAATCgccaattatttttctttcattatcttcCAGATTATTTTGTTGAATCGATCGTACCTCAACGTCATCCCATACGTCGTTGGCCAACGACGAATCCTCGAACAATCCTTTAGAAAATTGTTGTTTACCTTGAATTTCCGTAGAATCGAAATGACTTTTATCTATCGTTAGATTCGAATTGTTACCGATAATTTGAGTATTATTGGTAGTACCCATTTGCGACGTTCTTTCGAAATCGGAGATTCCCATAGTCGCATTCGATATACCGGTAGACAATACGTTCGTATAACTTGACAATTGCTTCGTTTCCGAAACTAACATATTGTTTTGCCAACCGATAGGCGGTACAACGTGGATATCCGAtagatgattattatcgttcattggatttaataatgatgaatCCATATTGCTAAGGGGTATCAATGGATCCGCGTATAGGTTTGGACAGGGGAAAGGTATAACCGTCGATACGTTATTACCAGGTATCGATTGATCGACTATCGTATTGGGACACTCGAACAATGGACAATCCGGGAAATAATTTGGTTCTGTATAACCTTGACAGGATTCGTATGTACCCGGATAAAATGGTATATTGTCGTGtaattttctaattgtttCGAATAATCTTACGTTCGATTTCCTTTGATTTCCTTCCTCGTTCGTTGTAATGACATTATCAAACTTTTTATCCTTATCCTTTTTCAATTCCTCTTCCTCGTCTACCACCGATAGATCGTCGAAATCAACGTGCAAACGGTGCAacaagttattattgttaccgttcATCTTTTCCGTCGATATCTTTTGATTCTCCGCGTTCTCTAATTGTTCCTCGCGATCCCGTAAACGCGTTCTCCTATCTTTATCATCACTGGCTCCCACGGGTTCTTCCTCGTGCACGTTCTCGTCAGAATAATCTGAATGCAGTTCCTCCTCGTCATCCTCCTCTGAGCGATCCTGAAATCCCAttcgttttataattattattattttttttttttcttttttcttttttctcaattagaataattatacgagactttttttttttttttttttatgtaaatgtaacggagaaacgaagaagaagaaaaaaggaaataaaagaaaacttacCTCGGATTCGTCGCTTTCAGGTTgattcttttgtctttttagtATCTCTTCGAGCTTATCGTACTCGTCCCGTAGGCTCCATATCTCTCTTCGCAGCTGCTCGTTCTCCCTTCgcaatttctttatatcgatTTGACCTGAAATAAGAAGTACCAACGAAAGGAAACGGT contains:
- the LOC124428635 gene encoding uncharacterized protein LOC124428635 isoform X1 gives rise to the protein MMAGAGVGVGGAGMLRARRRDVSVKPNRKLDRKSSRGMIYENEELRLRTIHINAEVEQGQIDIKKLRRENEQLRREIWSLRDEYDKLEEILKRQKNQPESDESEDRSEEDDEEELHSDYSDENVHEEEPVGASDDKDRRTRLRDREEQLENAENQKISTEKMNGNNNNLLHRLHVDFDDLSVVDEEEELKKDKDKKFDNVITTNEEGNQRKSNVRLFETIRKLHDNIPFYPGTYESCQGYTEPNYFPDCPLFECPNTIVDQSIPGNNVSTVIPFPCPNLYADPLIPLSNMDSSLLNPMNDNNHLSDIHVVPPIGWQNNMLVSETKQLSSYTNVLSTGISNATMGISDFERTSQMGTTNNTQIIGNNSNLTIDKSHFDSTEIQGKQQFSKGLFEDSSLANDVWDDVEVRSIQQNNLEDNERKIIGDCNIENEEKDSDEPYSYGGTTAEKRKHFFAPLATLKSKKLLDEDSPNITGNNYFGTGNSSSSGKTVSTVICGGNNNQLLGNHKGSVDVCVNGAVSYGNNFVQTNKDDIQRTYLSTENLSIIKSIPINNQLIKSMSCQDLTSDNQNMMTKINNNNDIGQMTIMTKSDNTLDNFNIDNSTTKAYKSHLNVTLKIPRKERDNNVNTPEIPKLPTLDYRILTNPFLRNIERTGFECPERDSPLTKPLTVQVNENNMNYNYPNSPLSSLPLPPPPPPLPPPPLPPPTSFARGLRPSERYRRRQDNIVTTDQNRLLIPTDQLISKKNLSPSTQDFQVTSFERPSPHTLLPSAMPYDLETIRRINATRYLQNQNQNLYQNVPFVPAGPTGHVCHNIRMYYDQIKNKVQAQTQTSIDGDSHIEDEQIVRCSRQDDDNVSLPNTPSVIRRKRAIKKEKFVIKQSISPHAQRKLKKQSSVTSTETMPDSPDKSVRCHRPRKLSVTTTTTSDALEDKNESRSSSSGQDSPRKDQIRRVSSYFNPKKRPSVTSIKTTRSASLETTSKEKYSDGLITANSDKEMFNTGNIRDSLVKSRKGSTSSGSVPWCACWGNGCI
- the LOC124428635 gene encoding uncharacterized protein LOC124428635 isoform X3, whose amino-acid sequence is MKERERERSSKTINRFLSLVLLISGQIDIKKLRRENEQLRREIWSLRDEYDKLEEILKRQKNQPESDESEDRSEEDDEEELHSDYSDENVHEEEPVGASDDKDRRTRLRDREEQLENAENQKISTEKMNGNNNNLLHRLHVDFDDLSVVDEEEELKKDKDKKFDNVITTNEEGNQRKSNVRLFETIRKLHDNIPFYPGTYESCQGYTEPNYFPDCPLFECPNTIVDQSIPGNNVSTVIPFPCPNLYADPLIPLSNMDSSLLNPMNDNNHLSDIHVVPPIGWQNNMLVSETKQLSSYTNVLSTGISNATMGISDFERTSQMGTTNNTQIIGNNSNLTIDKSHFDSTEIQGKQQFSKGLFEDSSLANDVWDDVEVRSIQQNNLEDNERKIIGDCNIENEEKDSDEPYSYGGTTAEKRKHFFAPLATLKSKKLLDEDSPNITGNNYFGTGNSSSSGKTVSTVICGGNNNQLLGNHKGSVDVCVNGAVSYGNNFVQTNKDDIQRTYLSTENLSIIKSIPINNQLIKSMSCQDLTSDNQNMMTKINNNNDIGQMTIMTKSDNTLDNFNIDNSTTKAYKSHLNVTLKIPRKERDNNVNTPEIPKLPTLDYRILTNPFLRNIERTGFECPERDSPLTKPLTVQVNENNMNYNYPNSPLSSLPLPPPPPPLPPPPLPPPTSFARGLRPSERYRRRQDNIVTTDQNRLLIPTDQLISKKNLSPSTQDFQVTSFERPSPHTLLPSAMPYDLETIRRINATRYLQNQNQNLYQNVPFVPAGPTGHVCHNIRMYYDQIKNKVQAQTQTSIDGDSHIEDEQIVRCSRQDDDNVSLPNTPSVIRRKRAIKKEKFVIKQSISPHAQRKLKKQSSVTSTETMPDSPDKSVRCHRPRKLSVTTTTTSDALEDKNESRSSSSGQDSPRKDQIRRVSSYFNPKKRPSVTSIKTTRSASLETTSKEKYSDGLITANSDKEMFNTGNIRDSLVKSRKGSTSSGSVPWCACWGNGCI
- the LOC124428635 gene encoding uncharacterized protein LOC124428635 isoform X2, with protein sequence MTENGQRVMGTMQRRDKGRGRRDEKGSQIDIKKLRRENEQLRREIWSLRDEYDKLEEILKRQKNQPESDESEDRSEEDDEEELHSDYSDENVHEEEPVGASDDKDRRTRLRDREEQLENAENQKISTEKMNGNNNNLLHRLHVDFDDLSVVDEEEELKKDKDKKFDNVITTNEEGNQRKSNVRLFETIRKLHDNIPFYPGTYESCQGYTEPNYFPDCPLFECPNTIVDQSIPGNNVSTVIPFPCPNLYADPLIPLSNMDSSLLNPMNDNNHLSDIHVVPPIGWQNNMLVSETKQLSSYTNVLSTGISNATMGISDFERTSQMGTTNNTQIIGNNSNLTIDKSHFDSTEIQGKQQFSKGLFEDSSLANDVWDDVEVRSIQQNNLEDNERKIIGDCNIENEEKDSDEPYSYGGTTAEKRKHFFAPLATLKSKKLLDEDSPNITGNNYFGTGNSSSSGKTVSTVICGGNNNQLLGNHKGSVDVCVNGAVSYGNNFVQTNKDDIQRTYLSTENLSIIKSIPINNQLIKSMSCQDLTSDNQNMMTKINNNNDIGQMTIMTKSDNTLDNFNIDNSTTKAYKSHLNVTLKIPRKERDNNVNTPEIPKLPTLDYRILTNPFLRNIERTGFECPERDSPLTKPLTVQVNENNMNYNYPNSPLSSLPLPPPPPPLPPPPLPPPTSFARGLRPSERYRRRQDNIVTTDQNRLLIPTDQLISKKNLSPSTQDFQVTSFERPSPHTLLPSAMPYDLETIRRINATRYLQNQNQNLYQNVPFVPAGPTGHVCHNIRMYYDQIKNKVQAQTQTSIDGDSHIEDEQIVRCSRQDDDNVSLPNTPSVIRRKRAIKKEKFVIKQSISPHAQRKLKKQSSVTSTETMPDSPDKSVRCHRPRKLSVTTTTTSDALEDKNESRSSSSGQDSPRKDQIRRVSSYFNPKKRPSVTSIKTTRSASLETTSKEKYSDGLITANSDKEMFNTGNIRDSLVKSRKGSTSSGSVPWCACWGNGCI
- the LOC124428635 gene encoding uncharacterized protein LOC124428635 isoform X4, with product MGTMQRRDKGRGRRDEKGSQIDIKKLRRENEQLRREIWSLRDEYDKLEEILKRQKNQPESDESEDRSEEDDEEELHSDYSDENVHEEEPVGASDDKDRRTRLRDREEQLENAENQKISTEKMNGNNNNLLHRLHVDFDDLSVVDEEEELKKDKDKKFDNVITTNEEGNQRKSNVRLFETIRKLHDNIPFYPGTYESCQGYTEPNYFPDCPLFECPNTIVDQSIPGNNVSTVIPFPCPNLYADPLIPLSNMDSSLLNPMNDNNHLSDIHVVPPIGWQNNMLVSETKQLSSYTNVLSTGISNATMGISDFERTSQMGTTNNTQIIGNNSNLTIDKSHFDSTEIQGKQQFSKGLFEDSSLANDVWDDVEVRSIQQNNLEDNERKIIGDCNIENEEKDSDEPYSYGGTTAEKRKHFFAPLATLKSKKLLDEDSPNITGNNYFGTGNSSSSGKTVSTVICGGNNNQLLGNHKGSVDVCVNGAVSYGNNFVQTNKDDIQRTYLSTENLSIIKSIPINNQLIKSMSCQDLTSDNQNMMTKINNNNDIGQMTIMTKSDNTLDNFNIDNSTTKAYKSHLNVTLKIPRKERDNNVNTPEIPKLPTLDYRILTNPFLRNIERTGFECPERDSPLTKPLTVQVNENNMNYNYPNSPLSSLPLPPPPPPLPPPPLPPPTSFARGLRPSERYRRRQDNIVTTDQNRLLIPTDQLISKKNLSPSTQDFQVTSFERPSPHTLLPSAMPYDLETIRRINATRYLQNQNQNLYQNVPFVPAGPTGHVCHNIRMYYDQIKNKVQAQTQTSIDGDSHIEDEQIVRCSRQDDDNVSLPNTPSVIRRKRAIKKEKFVIKQSISPHAQRKLKKQSSVTSTETMPDSPDKSVRCHRPRKLSVTTTTTSDALEDKNESRSSSSGQDSPRKDQIRRVSSYFNPKKRPSVTSIKTTRSASLETTSKEKYSDGLITANSDKEMFNTGNIRDSLVKSRKGSTSSGSVPWCACWGNGCI